In Lacerta agilis isolate rLacAgi1 chromosome 1, rLacAgi1.pri, whole genome shotgun sequence, the following proteins share a genomic window:
- the CDCA4 gene encoding cell division cycle-associated protein 4 codes for MGEEEGLHQTQLLDTMFVRGLKRKCIDGEEDIEGTLAGFKAIPSYNLQRQSLLDMSLVKLQLCHMLVEPNLYRSVLIANTVRQIQEEMTQDGTWQMINAQSTGPTSLDRLVSTDILCRSSKEQAEEKLVQGYSGFSKDFEDAQSEESSEILRPAPLQAPRNLQSNVWDMESPPENRGNFHKSLDQIFETLETKTPDSVEDLFSEVDSSYYNLDTVLTGMMGSTKMGHCDVLETFPQAATNPNSNCKSDLNELDHFVEILVES; via the coding sequence GACACAATGTTTGTACGTGGACTGAAGAGGAAATGTATTGATGGAGAGGAAGATATTGAAGGAACTTTAGCTGGTTTTAAAGCCATTCCTTCATATAACCTGCAGCGTCAGTCACTACTAGACATGTCTTTGGTTAAACTTCAGCTCTGCCACATGCTTGTTGAACCTAATCTGTATCGTTCAGTACTTATAGCCAATACAGTACGACAGATTCAAGAGGAAATGACCCAAGACGGAACTTGGCAGATGATAAATGCACAGAGTACAGGACCAACCTCTCTTGATCGGCTGGTTTCAACAGATATCCTCTGTCGGTCTTCGAAGGAGCAAGCTGAAGAAAAGCTTGTTCAAGGTTATAGTGGTTTCTCAAAAGACTTTGAAGACGCACAGTCAGAAGAGAGTTCAGAAATCTTAAGACCTGCTCCACTACAAGCTCCCAGAAACCTGCAGAGTAATGTGTGGGATATGGAGAGCCCTCCAGAAAATAGAGGAAACTTCCACAAGTCATTGGATCAAATATTTGAAACCTTAGAAACAAAAACTCCTGATTCAGTTGAAGATCTCTTTTCGGAAGTCGACAGTTCCTATTACAATCTAGACACAGTATTAACGGGAATGATGGGCAGTACAaaaatgggacactgtgatgtaCTTGAAACTTTTCCTCAAGCTGCCACAAATCCTAACTCTAACTGTAAATCTGACCTTAATGAGCTTGATCATTTTGTGGAGATTCTTGTTGAATCTTGA